In a genomic window of Coprococcus eutactus:
- a CDS encoding DUF4342 domain-containing protein: protein MDKLEKVEKLRAKTGVSYEDAKNALEACDYDLLDAIIYLEKLDKVKAPEVESFTTGEEQKTSTEFEQAQQTYTNDCNKVTFGQMMDRFFKWCGKVLKKSVDSTFIVERRGQTMINVPVLVLVIALILAFWVVLPLLIVGLFCECRYHFEGIGDINVNLNSACDKMADSVDNLKSDVNNK from the coding sequence ATGGATAAACTTGAAAAGGTAGAAAAGTTAAGAGCGAAAACAGGTGTAAGTTACGAGGATGCAAAGAATGCGCTTGAGGCGTGCGATTACGATCTGCTGGATGCAATTATTTATCTTGAGAAGCTTGATAAGGTGAAGGCTCCTGAAGTGGAGAGCTTTACCACAGGCGAGGAACAGAAGACATCAACAGAGTTTGAGCAGGCGCAGCAGACATATACAAATGATTGTAATAAAGTGACGTTTGGTCAGATGATGGACAGATTTTTCAAATGGTGCGGCAAGGTGTTAAAGAAGAGTGTGGACAGCACATTCATAGTAGAACGCAGAGGCCAGACCATGATAAATGTTCCGGTTCTTGTGCTTGTGATCGCACTCATACTTGCATTCTGGGTAGTGCTTCCACTTCTTATTGTAGGTCTGTTCTGTGAGTGCAGGTACCATTTTGAGGGAATAGGCGACATCAACGTAAATCTCAATAGCGCATGCGACAAAATGGCAGACTCAGTAGACAACCTTAAGTCCGACGTCAACAACAAGTAA